A region of Vibrio porteresiae DSM 19223 DNA encodes the following proteins:
- a CDS encoding DUF2807 domain-containing protein has translation MVAPWGNYEGIPQRLALANENLVEKKLPDCEYTRLTINVPSTVKLIAKGEFSSYVKGISKELNTLKYTCSNGEFEIDSESQVTLSKGFTFELSNDQISRLTLNGAQKVDVRELTAKSFTVILNGASNTVLQGQVGNLTVLLSGSAQLEATDLMSQNGKINIDGSGSVRLNVYSELNGFVNGSGRIEYLSSPKLLKQKIIGSGSISLARRE, from the coding sequence ATGGTTGCGCCTTGGGGAAATTATGAGGGGATCCCTCAGCGTTTAGCGTTAGCAAATGAAAATTTAGTTGAAAAAAAGTTACCGGATTGTGAGTACACTAGATTAACTATAAATGTACCATCAACGGTAAAATTGATCGCAAAAGGTGAATTTTCTAGTTATGTCAAAGGTATCAGTAAAGAGTTAAATACTCTGAAATACACTTGTTCAAATGGTGAATTTGAAATTGATAGCGAATCTCAAGTTACACTGTCCAAAGGATTTACTTTTGAGTTATCAAATGATCAGATATCGCGTTTAACTTTAAATGGAGCGCAAAAAGTCGATGTTAGAGAACTTACCGCTAAGAGTTTTACTGTAATTTTAAATGGCGCCAGTAATACTGTATTGCAAGGTCAAGTTGGAAACCTCACCGTGCTCTTAAGTGGTTCAGCTCAGTTGGAGGCGACAGACTTGATGTCTCAAAATGGGAAGATCAATATTGATGGTTCAGGTTCAGTCCGACTCAATGTCTATTCTGAATTGAATGGGTTTGTAAATGGATCTGGGCGAATTGAGTACTTGAGTAGCCCAAAACTGCTTAAACAGAAAATAATTGGCAGTGGTTCTATATCATTGGCTCGTCGTGAATAA
- a CDS encoding antibiotic biosynthesis monooxygenase family protein, which produces MSLIANTPKPPYYAVIFTSHRTEGDSGYGQMAERMVELAAKQPGFLGVESAREDVGITVSYWSDLESIRQWKANAEHQAAQKLGHDKWYSSFKTRISKVERDYGI; this is translated from the coding sequence ATGTCCCTTATTGCTAACACGCCTAAGCCGCCATACTACGCGGTCATTTTTACGTCTCACCGCACTGAAGGTGATAGTGGTTACGGCCAAATGGCAGAGCGAATGGTCGAACTAGCAGCAAAGCAACCGGGATTTTTGGGTGTCGAATCGGCGCGCGAGGATGTTGGAATTACGGTTTCATATTGGTCTGATCTAGAGTCTATCAGGCAGTGGAAGGCCAATGCCGAGCACCAAGCAGCACAAAAGCTTGGTCATGACAAATGGTATTCGTCATTTAAGACCCGCATATCGAAGGTAGAACGCGACTACGGTATTTAA
- a CDS encoding TonB-dependent receptor plug domain-containing protein → MQAKSPFILKPLTIAISSLLATVAVNAYADEAKQTTQPEVIKVWATQINNDSSLLSDDIDAKQADHLSDLLRDQPGIDVGGSHSMVQSINIRGLDETDLDISIDGVTQANNMFHHTGNLLINADILKSVDIKLGTNSVLNSGLSGGVQFETKDAKDLLRPGEKFGARLHANYGSNDYFASSATLYSQLNDTVDGLAYFTLTDKHNPKNGDGDTNKGNDGEIKDGIVKFGWDINEEHRIGCAHSLKSGIAKST, encoded by the coding sequence ATGCAAGCGAAATCTCCTTTTATTCTGAAACCTTTAACTATCGCAATTAGTTCATTATTAGCGACAGTTGCCGTCAATGCGTATGCAGACGAAGCGAAACAAACGACTCAACCTGAAGTCATTAAAGTGTGGGCAACACAAATCAACAATGATTCCTCACTACTTTCTGACGATATCGATGCCAAACAAGCCGACCACCTTAGTGATTTGCTGCGCGATCAACCAGGTATCGACGTGGGTGGTTCGCACTCTATGGTGCAATCAATCAACATCCGTGGTTTAGATGAAACCGATCTTGATATCAGCATCGACGGTGTCACTCAAGCGAACAACATGTTCCACCACACGGGTAACCTACTGATCAACGCTGATATTCTTAAATCCGTAGACATCAAGTTAGGTACAAACTCTGTACTGAATAGCGGCCTATCGGGTGGCGTTCAGTTTGAAACCAAAGACGCAAAAGATCTGCTACGTCCTGGTGAAAAATTTGGTGCGCGTCTGCACGCCAACTACGGTAGCAACGACTACTTTGCTTCTTCCGCTACGCTCTATTCACAACTCAACGACACCGTTGATGGTCTAGCGTATTTCACGCTAACCGACAAACACAATCCGAAAAATGGTGACGGTGATACCAACAAAGGTAACGATGGCGAAATAAAAGATGGCATCGTGAAGTTTGGTTGGGATATCAATGAAGAACACCGTATCGGGTGCGCTCACTCTTTAAAGAGTGGAATAGCGAAGAGCACTTAA
- a CDS encoding type II toxin-antitoxin system Phd/YefM family antitoxin encodes MTSRILADVAASITELKANPMKVASSAYGQPVAVLNRNEPAFYCVPAEAYEMMMDKLEDLELLSIAKERETEESISVNLDDL; translated from the coding sequence ATGACCTCTAGAATCTTAGCTGATGTTGCCGCAAGTATTACTGAATTAAAAGCTAATCCAATGAAAGTTGCTAGCAGTGCTTACGGTCAACCTGTCGCTGTTCTTAACCGAAATGAACCTGCTTTTTATTGCGTCCCAGCTGAAGCTTACGAAATGATGATGGATAAACTTGAAGATCTAGAGCTACTATCCATTGCCAAAGAACGTGAAACAGAAGAAAGCATTTCGGTAAACCTAGATGATTTATAA
- a CDS encoding FAD-dependent oxidoreductase has translation MTKIVIIGGVAGGASAAARARRLSESAQIVMFERGPFVSFANCGLPYHIGGEITERSKLLLQTPESFLARFNVDVRVMSDITAINREAKTVTVHNLIDGSEYQESYDFLLLSPGANPIVPPIPGVDNPLTQSLRNIPDMDKILQVIALNKPEHATVVGGGFIGLEMMEAFHRLGIRTTLLEMADQVMAPVDREMAGFAHAEIRSKGIDLKLGVALQAVEFVASDHVAAIDAGESVAHQHLAGSLHLSLSNGETLTTQLLIMAIGVRPETALAKAAGLRIGELGGIWTNASMQTSDPAIYAVGDAIEEQDFVTGDPTIVPLAGPANRQGRMAADNMLGRHETYQGTQGTAICKIFDLAVAATGKNEKQLKRAQMAYEKVYVHTASHASYYPGAELVSFKLLFDPNTGKILGAQAVGKDGVDKRIDIIAVAQRAGMTVEQLQHLELTYAPPYGSAKDVINQAAFVATNLMKGDAKAIHFDEIDHLSDDQVLLDVRNPGELKNGYIEGAINIPVDQLRQRINELPKEKEIVIYCQVGLRGNVAYRQLVNHGYRARNLLGGYRTYAFAKA, from the coding sequence ATGACTAAGATCGTCATTATTGGTGGCGTAGCTGGCGGCGCTTCTGCTGCCGCTCGAGCACGAAGACTCAGTGAAAGCGCGCAAATTGTGATGTTTGAACGCGGCCCATTTGTCTCATTTGCTAACTGTGGTCTGCCATATCATATCGGTGGCGAAATCACTGAGCGCAGTAAATTATTGCTGCAAACCCCAGAAAGCTTTTTAGCGCGTTTCAATGTGGATGTGCGGGTGATGAGTGACATTACCGCTATCAATCGTGAAGCAAAGACAGTTACGGTACACAATCTTATTGATGGTAGTGAGTATCAAGAGAGTTACGACTTTTTGCTGTTAAGCCCCGGTGCAAACCCAATTGTTCCTCCCATTCCCGGCGTCGATAACCCGCTCACCCAATCACTGCGTAATATCCCTGATATGGATAAAATCTTACAAGTGATTGCGCTGAATAAGCCGGAGCATGCCACTGTGGTTGGCGGTGGATTTATTGGCCTTGAAATGATGGAAGCGTTCCATCGTTTAGGTATACGCACCACGCTATTGGAAATGGCCGACCAAGTGATGGCACCGGTTGATCGTGAAATGGCAGGATTTGCCCATGCCGAAATTCGCAGTAAAGGGATCGACCTTAAACTTGGCGTGGCGCTCCAAGCTGTAGAATTTGTTGCCAGTGATCACGTTGCAGCCATCGACGCTGGCGAAAGCGTCGCGCACCAGCATCTAGCAGGTTCGCTGCACTTAAGCCTTAGTAACGGTGAAACACTGACAACGCAATTGCTGATCATGGCAATTGGCGTGCGCCCCGAAACCGCCTTAGCCAAAGCGGCGGGATTACGAATTGGCGAACTGGGTGGGATCTGGACTAACGCTTCAATGCAAACCAGTGATCCCGCAATATATGCGGTCGGTGATGCGATTGAAGAGCAAGATTTTGTCACTGGAGATCCAACCATCGTACCTTTGGCCGGCCCGGCCAACCGACAAGGACGCATGGCAGCCGATAACATGTTAGGTCGCCATGAAACCTACCAAGGCACTCAAGGTACTGCTATCTGCAAGATTTTTGATTTGGCGGTCGCCGCGACGGGGAAAAATGAGAAACAACTTAAACGCGCCCAAATGGCCTACGAAAAGGTCTATGTGCATACCGCAAGCCACGCCAGTTATTACCCAGGAGCTGAACTAGTTTCGTTCAAACTGCTGTTTGACCCTAATACCGGTAAAATTTTAGGCGCACAAGCGGTGGGTAAAGATGGGGTCGATAAGCGCATCGATATCATCGCCGTTGCTCAGCGTGCTGGCATGACGGTGGAACAGTTACAACATCTTGAGCTGACCTATGCACCACCCTATGGCAGCGCTAAAGATGTGATCAACCAAGCCGCTTTTGTGGCAACCAACCTGATGAAAGGTGATGCCAAAGCGATTCATTTTGATGAGATTGACCATCTCTCCGATGACCAAGTGCTGTTGGATGTACGTAATCCCGGAGAGCTCAAAAACGGTTATATCGAAGGAGCGATCAACATTCCGGTTGATCAGTTACGTCAACGCATCAATGAACTGCCGAAAGAGAAAGAGATCGTCATTTATTGCCAAGTCGGGTTACGCGGTAACGTAGCGTATCGCCAGTTGGTCAATCATGGCTACCGTGCACGCAATCTGCTAGGCGGGTATCGCACTTACGCTTTTGCGAAAGCGTAA
- a CDS encoding class I SAM-dependent DNA methyltransferase: MCVDIDYQAQSHCIRRMHQMFGNDGNTHLDLACGTGPHVRHFIDFGFDSQGLDLNQPMLDIAATRCPEAQFTQQNMSEFSVEEPLDLITCFLYSIHYNDGIEKLKECIANVHKALKPNGVFCFNVVDKTKIDNKLSVKHTAEQDEHLFTFQSGWHYKGEGERQSLLLSIEKSSADETHIWNDEHPMVAVSFDEMAELLAPYFEVHQFEHDYEKILPLSPKSGNAIFTCVKL; this comes from the coding sequence ATGTGTGTCGACATCGACTATCAGGCACAAAGTCACTGTATTCGTCGAATGCACCAAATGTTTGGTAACGACGGAAATACTCACCTTGATCTGGCTTGTGGTACTGGCCCGCACGTACGCCACTTTATTGATTTTGGCTTTGATAGCCAAGGCTTAGACCTTAATCAGCCAATGCTGGATATTGCCGCAACCCGCTGCCCAGAAGCTCAATTTACTCAACAGAACATGAGTGAATTCAGCGTTGAAGAGCCGCTCGATTTGATCACCTGTTTTCTCTATTCGATCCACTACAACGATGGGATTGAGAAACTCAAAGAGTGCATCGCGAACGTACATAAAGCGCTCAAACCTAACGGTGTGTTCTGCTTTAACGTGGTCGACAAGACCAAAATCGACAACAAGCTATCGGTAAAACACACGGCAGAACAAGACGAACACCTATTTACCTTCCAATCAGGTTGGCATTACAAAGGTGAAGGCGAAAGACAATCATTGCTGCTGAGCATTGAAAAGAGTTCAGCCGATGAAACACACATCTGGAACGATGAACACCCAATGGTGGCGGTCAGTTTTGATGAGATGGCGGAGCTACTCGCCCCTTACTTTGAAGTGCATCAATTTGAGCACGATTACGAGAAGATTTTGCCACTGAGTCCAAAGTCAGGAAACGCGATTTTTACCTGTGTAAAACTCTAA
- a CDS encoding GNAT family N-acetyltransferase: MDIQVRRAEPSDAAAVKAIYEGVVAYSGTLQLPNPSLELWTKRLANIPDNVYSYVAEIDGEIVGNVGFMVETSPRRRHVASFGIGVKDEMQGRGIGSALIKTVLDLADNWLNLRRIELTVYSDNEAAVALYKKMGFVIEGEGKDFAFRNGRYVDVYYMARIHQLQ; encoded by the coding sequence ATGGATATACAAGTGAGACGAGCAGAGCCCAGTGATGCGGCTGCGGTGAAAGCGATTTATGAAGGTGTGGTGGCCTATTCTGGCACCTTACAATTGCCTAATCCGTCGCTCGAGCTCTGGACGAAACGTCTCGCCAATATCCCTGATAATGTCTATTCCTATGTGGCGGAAATCGATGGTGAAATCGTCGGCAATGTGGGTTTTATGGTCGAAACCAGCCCGCGTCGACGTCATGTAGCGTCTTTTGGCATCGGCGTAAAAGATGAAATGCAGGGGAGAGGTATTGGCTCTGCGCTTATCAAAACCGTGCTGGATCTGGCCGATAATTGGTTGAATTTACGGCGTATAGAGCTGACGGTATATTCCGATAATGAAGCTGCAGTGGCGCTGTATAAAAAAATGGGATTTGTTATCGAAGGCGAAGGTAAAGATTTTGCGTTTCGTAACGGTCGATATGTCGATGTTTATTACATGGCGCGCATTCATCAATTGCAATAA
- a CDS encoding IS4 family transposase, whose product MCELDILHDSLYQFCPELHLKRLNSLTLACHALLECKTLTLTELGRNLPTKARTKHNIKRIDRLLANRHLHKERLAVYRWHASFICSGNSMPIVLVDWSDIREQKRLMVLRASVALQGRSITLYEKAFPLSEQCSKKAHDQFLADLASILPSNTTPLIVSDAGFKVPWYKSVEKLGWYWLSRVRGKVQYADIGAENWQPISNLHDTSSSRSKTLGYKRLTKSNPISCQITLYKSRSKGRKNQRSTRTNCHHPSHKVYSASAKEAWVLATNLPADTRTPKQLVRLYSKRMQIEETFRDLKSPAYGLGLRHSRTSSSERFDIMLLITLMLQLTSWLAGVHAQKQGWDKHFQANTVKNRNVLSTVRLGMEVLRHSGYTITREDLLAAATLLAQNLFKYGCALGKL is encoded by the coding sequence ATGTGCGAACTCGATATTTTACACGACTCTCTTTACCAATTCTGCCCTGAATTGCACTTAAAACGACTTAACAGTTTAACGCTAGCTTGCCACGCATTACTTGAATGTAAAACGCTCACTCTTACCGAGCTTGGTCGTAACCTGCCAACGAAAGCTAGAACAAAACATAACATCAAACGAATCGACCGATTGTTAGCTAATCGTCACTTGCACAAAGAGCGACTCGCGGTATACCGTTGGCATGCTAGCTTTATCTGTTCGGGTAATTCGATGCCCATTGTTCTTGTTGACTGGTCTGATATTCGTGAGCAAAAACGGCTTATGGTATTGCGAGCTTCAGTGGCGCTACAGGGCCGTTCTATTACTCTTTATGAGAAAGCGTTTCCGCTTTCAGAGCAATGTTCAAAGAAGGCTCATGACCAATTTCTAGCCGACCTTGCAAGCATTCTACCGAGTAACACTACACCGCTCATTGTCAGTGATGCAGGCTTTAAAGTGCCATGGTATAAATCCGTTGAGAAATTGGGTTGGTACTGGTTAAGTCGAGTAAGAGGGAAAGTGCAATATGCCGATATTGGCGCAGAAAACTGGCAACCTATCAGTAACTTACATGACACATCCTCAAGTCGTTCAAAGACGTTAGGCTATAAGAGGTTGACCAAGAGCAATCCAATCTCATGTCAAATTACACTGTATAAATCTCGTTCTAAAGGCCGAAAAAATCAGCGTTCGACACGGACGAATTGTCATCATCCGTCTCATAAAGTTTACTCTGCTTCGGCAAAAGAAGCATGGGTTCTTGCCACTAACTTACCCGCTGACACTCGAACGCCAAAGCAACTTGTTAGGCTCTACTCGAAGCGTATGCAGATTGAAGAAACATTCCGAGACTTGAAAAGCCCTGCGTATGGATTAGGCCTCCGTCATAGCCGAACTAGCAGCTCAGAGCGCTTTGATATCATGCTGCTAATCACCCTAATGCTTCAACTGACCTCTTGGCTTGCTGGAGTTCATGCTCAGAAACAAGGTTGGGATAAGCACTTCCAAGCGAACACTGTTAAAAATCGAAATGTACTCTCAACAGTACGCTTAGGCATGGAAGTATTGCGGCATTCTGGCTACACAATAACGAGGGAAGACTTGCTCGCAGCTGCAACCCTGCTTGCTCAAAATCTATTCAAATATGGTTGCGCCTTGGGGAAATTATGA
- a CDS encoding type II toxin-antitoxin system RelE family toxin, producing the protein MIYKLNFKKSALKEWKKLGSTLQEQFKKKLAERLTNPHVPAAKLSGADNMYKIKLRQSGYRLVYKVEDDIIVVTVLAVGKRERSSVYHNAMKRLDD; encoded by the coding sequence ATGATTTATAAGCTAAATTTTAAAAAATCTGCTCTTAAAGAATGGAAGAAACTTGGTTCAACCTTACAGGAGCAATTTAAGAAAAAATTAGCTGAAAGGTTAACTAACCCTCATGTGCCAGCTGCAAAACTGTCTGGTGCAGATAACATGTATAAAATTAAACTTCGCCAATCGGGTTATCGATTAGTTTACAAAGTCGAAGATGACATTATCGTAGTCACCGTGTTAGCCGTTGGGAAACGAGAACGAAGCAGTGTTTATCATAACGCAATGAAACGCTTGGATGATTGA
- a CDS encoding adenosylcobinamide amidohydrolase — translation MKLIEHEDYLVFLPELPCRVVSSAVLNGGISDTEALLNLRVDKDEPPPWLPPAQTLTEKAESLQLPFPVTGMMTAASMRSLTQVCKNRGDLKVHAWVTAGLSNTRRVGDVADEIPKAGTINIGVFINQPLSDTALVEALMILTEAKVTAIRDLEIVSPISGLPASGTGTDSHAVLCPKGAAIHHYCGKHTVLGEMIGAAVLEACLQSLTKCLTQQVNAKII, via the coding sequence GTGAAATTAATTGAACATGAGGATTACTTGGTGTTTTTGCCAGAGCTGCCTTGCCGAGTGGTCAGTTCGGCGGTCCTAAATGGTGGCATCAGTGATACTGAGGCGCTGCTTAACTTACGAGTGGACAAAGATGAGCCTCCACCATGGTTGCCGCCCGCGCAGACCTTAACGGAAAAGGCAGAGTCACTCCAATTGCCGTTTCCTGTCACTGGAATGATGACCGCTGCCTCAATGCGCTCTCTTACTCAGGTGTGCAAAAATCGTGGCGATCTTAAAGTGCATGCTTGGGTGACTGCTGGGCTTAGCAACACACGCCGAGTAGGCGATGTAGCGGATGAGATACCCAAGGCGGGAACGATCAATATTGGTGTGTTTATTAATCAGCCACTCTCAGATACTGCCTTAGTCGAAGCATTGATGATACTAACGGAAGCCAAAGTGACAGCGATTCGTGATTTGGAGATTGTTAGCCCGATTTCTGGTTTACCTGCCAGTGGCACAGGTACTGACAGTCACGCCGTACTTTGCCCCAAAGGCGCGGCCATCCATCACTATTGCGGTAAACATACCGTGTTGGGGGAGATGATCGGCGCAGCAGTATTAGAAGCCTGTCTGCAGAGTTTAACTAAGTGTCTAACTCAACAAGTGAATGCCAAAATTATTTAG